The DNA segment ATATCCAAAACTCCCCGAAATTTATCAGATAGCTTCTGTGTTTGTGCTACCCTCTTCTTATGAAGGGCTACCCAAAGTGGTATTGGAAGCTTTAGCCTCAGGTGTTCCTGTCCTTGCTTCTGGGTTTGAAATTGAGGAAAAGATTAAAGGGCTAGAGTTTTTGGAAAGCTTGGAGCCGGGACTGATTAGTGACAAGGTGCAAGAAATTGTAGCTAAGGGACAAAAAGTTGCTGTGGAAGAGATTCAAAAAAACTATTCTTGGGATGCACAAGCAGCTCAGATTGAAAAAATCTACCAGTCTTTGGGTGTTTCGAGCTCCAAAGTTTAAATTTTAAGTTTTATGAGTGTTAAAAACATATTGAATTCAAAAATTAATTTATTATTTTCTGACCAGCTTTTTCGTGGATCATTTCTTGTTTTTGTGGCTAGTATTGGGAGCGCGGCTATGAACTACCTTTTCCATCTTTTAATGGGAAGGTTTCTTGCTCCAGCAGAATACGGGGTATTAATGAGCTTGATTTCACTTTCTTATCTTACTAGTGTTCCTGGAAGTACCTTAGTGACCACTGCTACCAAATTTGCTTCTAAGTATAAGGCTCGCGAAGATTTTGATGCTGTAACACACGCCCTGTACTGGGCTACTAAAGTGGTATCCATATTTGGGCTTTTTATTTTCGGATTGGCTATTGTTTTTAGGGGAAAGCTAGCTACATTTTTGAAAATTCCTGATTCCATGCTAGTGGTCTTATTTTTCCTATTTATTTTTGTTTCTCTTTTAGGTTCTTCACCTCGAGGCTTTTTGCAAGGCCTTCTTAGGTTTAAAGCTTTTTCCTTTGTTTCTCTTTTTACCACTTTTCTTAAATTAGCGTTGGGTGTGGGATTTGTGCTTATGGGTTGGGGAGTTTTTGGAGCAGTGGGCGGGCTGGTTGGTTCTTCATTATTGGGTTTGTTAGTAGCGATTGTGTTGCTGCGCAAAAACCTGCGCTGGCCTTTTAAGAAAAATTCCTTTTCTTCTCGCGAAATTTTAGCATATGCTGCCCCCACTGTCTTGGTTTTGCTTTGTTTCCAATCTCTTTACAATACAGATGTAATTTTGGTTAAGCACTTTTTTACCTCCCACCAAGCAGGGATATACAGTTCTGCTGTAACCTTGGGTAGAATTATTTATTTTGGGTTTAGCTCAGTTGCCATGGTAATGTTCCCTATGGTTTCAGAAAAACTAGAACAAGGACAAGATTTTAGTGGCGTGTTTAAAAAGTCTTTTGCTTTAGTGTTGGCGGGTGCTTTTTTAGGGTGGCTTGCCTACACCCTAATACCTTCTTTGCTAGTCCATACCTTTTTTGGAGCTTCTTATGCAGAGGTAACTCCCTATCTTAGTTCCTTTGCCTTGTTTATGGGGCTTTTTTCTTTAGTTAATTTCCTGATTCAGTTTTTCCTTTCTATTCGAGATTTTCGCTTCTTATTTACTTTGGCAGGAGCAGCTCTTTTGCAAATTTTCTTAATTTGGCAGTTTCATGCTAATTTGCAGCAAGTGATACATGTTAATATTGGGGTGGCTCTAACAGTTCTTGTTGCCCTACTTTGGATTTATGCTGCCGGAACCCGGAACCCGAGACCCGTTTCTTAAAAATATATGATTTCGATTATTGTCCCTGCTTATAACGAGAAAAATACAATTGAAGATACTATTAAGACACTCCGCGATTATTTTAATAGCCAAGGTGAGCGGTATGAATTAGTAGTAGTTAGCGATGGTTCTGTGGATAGAACATACGATGTAGCTAAAGAATTAGAAGATGATTACGTGCGGGTGTTTTCTTACCAAAATAATCAGGGAAAAGGGCATGCGTTAAAATACGGATTTGGTAAAAGTCAGGGCGATCAAATTGTTTTCTTTGATGCTGGTTTGGATTTTCCTCCTGAGCAAATCACTGACTTTCTTGGCCTTCTAAATAGTAATGGTGCAGATATGATAATTGGCTCTAAGCGCCACCCAGATTCTACTGTAAGTTACCCCTGGCACCGGCGGTTGGTTAGTTTTGCTGCTCAAACTTTGGTTCGCTTGCTTTTTAATTTGAACGTTACAGACACGCAGGTAGGAATCAAAGCTTTCCGGCGGGAAGTGCTGGAAAAAATAATGCCCTTGGTTCTGGTGAAAAGGTATGCTTTTGATATTGAGCTTCTGGCGCTTGCCCACCATTACGGATATTCGATTATGGAAGCTCCCGTTAAGTTGGATCTTAAGATTTCTACGGCTGTTTCTCCCCGGTCACTAAAAAACTGCCTTTTGGACACGCTCGCCGTCTTTTACCGGTTGAAAATCCTCGGTTACTACGATTTATCCTACGAAGATCGCC comes from the Patescibacteria group bacterium genome and includes:
- a CDS encoding oligosaccharide flippase family protein; translation: MSVKNILNSKINLLFSDQLFRGSFLVFVASIGSAAMNYLFHLLMGRFLAPAEYGVLMSLISLSYLTSVPGSTLVTTATKFASKYKAREDFDAVTHALYWATKVVSIFGLFIFGLAIVFRGKLATFLKIPDSMLVVLFFLFIFVSLLGSSPRGFLQGLLRFKAFSFVSLFTTFLKLALGVGFVLMGWGVFGAVGGLVGSSLLGLLVAIVLLRKNLRWPFKKNSFSSREILAYAAPTVLVLLCFQSLYNTDVILVKHFFTSHQAGIYSSAVTLGRIIYFGFSSVAMVMFPMVSEKLEQGQDFSGVFKKSFALVLAGAFLGWLAYTLIPSLLVHTFFGASYAEVTPYLSSFALFMGLFSLVNFLIQFFLSIRDFRFLFTLAGAALLQIFLIWQFHANLQQVIHVNIGVALTVLVALLWIYAAGTRNPRPVS
- a CDS encoding glycosyltransferase is translated as MISIIVPAYNEKNTIEDTIKTLRDYFNSQGERYELVVVSDGSVDRTYDVAKELEDDYVRVFSYQNNQGKGHALKYGFGKSQGDQIVFFDAGLDFPPEQITDFLGLLNSNGADMIIGSKRHPDSTVSYPWHRRLVSFAAQTLVRLLFNLNVTDTQVGIKAFRREVLEKIMPLVLVKRYAFDIELLALAHHYGYSIMEAPVKLDLKISTAVSPRSLKNCLLDTLAVFYRLKILGYYDLSYEDRQEMLDKYPVTTVDKVASFILGDLLTRKQSEETS